TTCACCCGCGTGTCGGTACTCTGCAGGCTGGCGGCAACTGTCTTGTACGCCTTAACAGGATTGTCTTGCCCATTTTTCTCAAAATAATAGGTGTAATTGCCAATTTTTTTCAGGCCATGCGCCATTTTACCAGTCTTTTTATCCAAATAGTAAGTCGCCCCGTTAATGATATGCAACCCCTTCAATTTCTGCTTGGTCTTAGTATTAACAATGTAGGTCACATCATCCACTTTATGGATTTTGTACTGTGTCCCCTTAATTTTTTGGTTCGTGATGACTGGTTGCGTGGCTTCCTGACTGAGCAGGTAACCCGTCGTACCCCCACTGATTGCCAAAATGATTGGCACCACCACGAAAAAGATGATGGGCCAAATGCGTTTTTTTTGCTTTCTTTTCATGGTCACTCTCACTTTATGTTAGTAAATTCATTATAGCAAGAATAGATTGCTGGAAACTTAAAGCTTGCTGTTACACCAATGTCAAGTTATGTCACATTATTGCTAACATTCATTTGGACTAGCTATATACTTTATGTAACTTAAAAATAAAAGGACCGCTTTGACTATGCCTGATTTACTGACCGAATTTCCAGAACTTGAACCCTATGCAACCTATACACCCACATTTTGGCGTAACTCAGAATTTCGTGATCTGGCTGACTTACCGTTCCGTGCGGCCGATGTGATCGATGCCGTGGCGCGCTGGCACCGGTTTCAACCTTACCTAACAAGTGCCTTCCCCGAAACCCGTCCATCTGACGGTATCCTGGAATCACCGCTGCTGGCTGTGCCCCATATGCAAGCCGCCTTTGAGCGATTCAATCAAGCTGCTGTCCCGGGAACCATCTATGTGAAAGCTGATAATCAACTACCAATCTCTGGCTCTATCAAGTCCCGTGGCGGTATTTATGAAGTGCTGAAATTTGCGGAAAGCATTGCCTTAGAACATGGTCTTAGTTACGAGGACGATTACAGCATCTTAGCCACCGCGCAATACCGGTCGCTTTTTGCCAAGTACGGCATTGCCGTTGGTTCGACTGGCAACTTAGGGATGAGTATTGGGATTACCGCGGCTCGGTTGGGTTTCCATACCACCGTGCATATGTCGGCCGACGCCCGGTCCTGGAAAAAAGACCTACTCCGGAGCAAGGGTGTGACCGTCGTCGAATACGCCGATGACTTCACGGCTGCCATTGATGCTGGTCGCCAGCAAGCCGCCAGTGAGCCGATGACCTACTTCATCGATGATGAAGGGTCGAGTGATTTATTCCTAGGCTACGCTTCAGCGGCTTATCACCTCCAAAAACAACTCCATGATGCTGACATCACACCCGATGCAGCCCACCCGGTCTTTGTCTACTTGCCAGCTGGGGTCGGGGGTAGTCCTTCAGGCGTCAGTTTTGGCATTCATGCCTTACTTGGCGAGCATGTTTACCCGGTCTTTGTTGAACCAACACATGTGCCCTCAGTCACGCTGGGGATGCGGACCAAGCGTAACGAAAAAATCACCGTCTATGATCTTGGGTTGGACGGCAAGACGGAGGCCGATGGGTTGGCCGTTGGGCGTCCCTCACGCCTCGCTGGTAAAATAATGCGGACCTTGCTTTATGGGTCACAAACATTTGACGATGACATCATCTATGCCTACCTCGCCTTATTACATGATACCGAAGGCTTAAAACTCGAACCATCATCCAGTGCTGGTTTTACGGGGATTCTGCCAACTGTTGCCCAATTTGAGCACCCTGAGGTCTTAGATCAAGCGACCCACATTGTTTGGATCACTGGTGGCGGGTTATTACCTGAAGCTGATTTTGAAAACTACGTTACCCGTGGTCGTGACATGTTAAAAGTTTATAATTAAGCACAGAAAA
This is a stretch of genomic DNA from Weissella soli. It encodes these proteins:
- a CDS encoding D-serine ammonia-lyase, with product MPDLLTEFPELEPYATYTPTFWRNSEFRDLADLPFRAADVIDAVARWHRFQPYLTSAFPETRPSDGILESPLLAVPHMQAAFERFNQAAVPGTIYVKADNQLPISGSIKSRGGIYEVLKFAESIALEHGLSYEDDYSILATAQYRSLFAKYGIAVGSTGNLGMSIGITAARLGFHTTVHMSADARSWKKDLLRSKGVTVVEYADDFTAAIDAGRQQAASEPMTYFIDDEGSSDLFLGYASAAYHLQKQLHDADITPDAAHPVFVYLPAGVGGSPSGVSFGIHALLGEHVYPVFVEPTHVPSVTLGMRTKRNEKITVYDLGLDGKTEADGLAVGRPSRLAGKIMRTLLYGSQTFDDDIIYAYLALLHDTEGLKLEPSSSAGFTGILPTVAQFEHPEVLDQATHIVWITGGGLLPEADFENYVTRGRDMLKVYN